One genomic window of Trichlorobacter lovleyi includes the following:
- a CDS encoding efflux RND transporter periplasmic adaptor subunit: MIALGMLAALAGCNRQEPAKSAQLPAEVVVVTVQPRTVPAVFPFVGQVQSSHQVDIMARVSGFLEKISYQEGGPVKHGQVLFQIDKKPFVAAADAAKAEVDTRKSQLFTAKANLERVRPLAEQNAASKSDLDNAIGNFKGAEAGLQQAQANYAKALLDVGYTTITSPISGVSGQALMREGAYISAGSSSAKLTYVAKLDPVWVDFSISQNQQATVRQQVESGQLIRPKDGRFTTELELSDGSRYPQTGVVNFADPSYSKDTGTYLVRAEIANPKGGLRPGMYVKVWLKGASRPNALVVPQRAVQQSGNGNVLYVVNDKQQAELRPVTVGDWLGNDWIITQGLRPGERVVVDGFMRLAPGAPVKVVAADEPQQAGPVAQAAR; the protein is encoded by the coding sequence ATGATTGCACTCGGTATGCTGGCTGCTCTGGCCGGCTGTAACAGACAGGAACCGGCCAAATCTGCCCAGCTGCCGGCCGAGGTGGTGGTGGTAACGGTGCAGCCCCGCACAGTGCCGGCTGTCTTTCCGTTTGTGGGGCAGGTCCAGAGTTCCCATCAGGTGGATATCATGGCGCGGGTGAGCGGATTCCTGGAAAAGATCAGCTACCAGGAAGGTGGACCGGTCAAGCATGGGCAGGTGCTGTTCCAGATCGACAAGAAGCCGTTTGTGGCTGCCGCCGATGCGGCCAAGGCCGAGGTAGATACGCGCAAATCCCAGCTTTTCACTGCCAAGGCCAACCTGGAGCGGGTCAGGCCGCTGGCGGAGCAGAACGCTGCCAGCAAGAGCGATCTGGACAATGCCATCGGCAACTTCAAAGGGGCCGAGGCAGGCCTGCAACAGGCCCAGGCCAACTATGCCAAGGCCCTGCTGGATGTGGGCTACACCACCATCACCTCGCCGATCAGCGGGGTGTCCGGCCAGGCCCTGATGCGGGAGGGAGCTTACATCTCGGCCGGTAGCAGTTCGGCCAAGCTGACCTACGTTGCCAAGCTCGATCCGGTCTGGGTCGATTTCAGTATTTCGCAGAATCAGCAGGCCACCGTGCGCCAGCAGGTGGAAAGCGGTCAGTTGATCCGGCCCAAGGATGGCCGCTTCACCACCGAGCTGGAGCTGTCAGACGGCAGCCGCTATCCCCAGACCGGGGTGGTCAACTTTGCCGATCCCTCTTACAGCAAGGATACCGGCACCTACCTGGTGCGGGCAGAGATCGCCAACCCCAAGGGGGGGTTGCGTCCCGGCATGTACGTCAAGGTCTGGCTGAAGGGGGCCAGTCGCCCCAATGCCCTGGTGGTGCCGCAGCGGGCGGTGCAGCAGAGCGGTAACGGCAACGTGCTGTACGTGGTGAACGACAAGCAGCAGGCTGAGCTGCGTCCGGTCACGGTGGGGGACTGGCTCGGCAATGACTGGATCATCACCCAGGGGCTGCGGCCTGGCGAGCGGGTGGTGGTGGACGGTTTCATGCGGCTGGCGCCTGGGGCGCCGGTCAAGGTAGTGGCCGCGGATGAGCCGCAGCAGGCCGGTCCTGTGGCTCAGGCCGCCAGGTAG
- a CDS encoding efflux RND transporter permease subunit, with product MGSYFIDRPVFAAVIAILITLGGLVALKVTPVAQYPNIAPPTVQVSAFYPGATAEVVANTVAAPIEQQVNGVDGMTYMASTSSSSGNMSLTISFEPGTDPDMAQVNVQNRVSQAASLLPDVVSQQGVTVQKRSQSFMMVISVYSPDDRYDPVYLGNYANLYILDAIKRIPGANLSSMFPLPDVAMRIWLKPDRLAQLGLTAQDVSDAIQQQNKAFGIGSIGQSPAPKGTQQTFVVTTKGMLSEPAEFENIIIRAASEGSALVRLKDVARAELGGKDYSVTTKVNGRKSVAIVVYQQPGANAIETSRQVHELLSGLKKNFPQGLDYKVVLDTSEFTAASIEKVVHTFFEAVVLVVLVVFLFLQSFRATLIPILAVPIAIIGTYMGILALGFSTNMLTLFGMILAIGLVVDDAIIVVENVEHNMAAYGMSPMEAAKKAMSELTGALIAIVLVLGSVFLPVAFLGGMTGTLYKQFAVTIAISMVLSGVVALTLSPALAARILQPTHGEKKGFFRWFEERFKALTEQYAVGVRWLILHKGIGLALFAGVLVAVLLLFKLVPGSFVPEEDQGYLFVGASLPDAASLERTTAVCDRAVATIQSNKAMGDITQINGYSLIDGSVKDNAGLLFAALKPYQQRNQKGSDAFSVLKDLGHKLQGTREGLVFPINPPSIPGLGSTGGFEFAIQNKGGTSPQELEKVTKQFVAEARKHKELTGVSSTFSASQQQLYLDVDRAQAELLGVPVSTVFNTLQSYFGSAYVGQFLQYGRLWQVIQQSEPSYRDKPDDLTQVFVRSNSGSMIPLSAMATIRYVAGPSLLLRFNGFPASKVTGSQAPGYSSGQAIAAMEAVAKQVLPEGYGYAWSGQAFEEKKAGNTSILAFAFGLVMVFLILAAQYEKWSLPIGVVLSVPFALCGALLLTWSRGLENDVYFQVGLVTLVGLSAKNAILIIEFAAENLKKGMTPVDAAVEAARLRLRPIVMTSLAFILGCVPMAIAHGAGANSLRAIGTGVIGGMLASTLVASFFVPLFFVLLESASGIFSRKKGSKALQEGGKDHA from the coding sequence ATGGGCAGCTACTTTATCGACCGGCCGGTCTTTGCTGCTGTGATCGCCATTCTGATCACCCTGGGGGGGCTGGTGGCGCTCAAGGTGACCCCGGTGGCCCAGTATCCCAATATCGCCCCGCCCACGGTGCAGGTCTCGGCCTTCTACCCCGGTGCCACGGCCGAGGTGGTGGCCAACACGGTGGCAGCGCCGATCGAACAGCAGGTCAACGGCGTGGATGGCATGACCTATATGGCCTCCACCAGCTCTTCTTCAGGTAACATGTCGCTGACCATCTCCTTTGAGCCCGGCACCGATCCCGACATGGCCCAGGTCAACGTGCAGAACCGGGTCAGCCAGGCTGCCTCCCTGTTGCCGGATGTGGTCAGTCAACAGGGGGTCACGGTCCAGAAGCGTTCCCAGTCGTTCATGATGGTGATCAGCGTCTATTCTCCCGATGATCGCTACGATCCGGTCTACCTGGGCAACTACGCCAACCTGTATATCCTGGATGCCATCAAGCGGATTCCCGGTGCCAACCTTTCATCCATGTTTCCGTTGCCGGACGTGGCCATGCGGATCTGGCTCAAGCCTGACCGTCTGGCGCAATTGGGGCTGACGGCCCAGGATGTGTCCGACGCCATCCAGCAGCAGAACAAGGCCTTCGGGATCGGCTCCATCGGCCAATCCCCTGCGCCCAAGGGGACCCAGCAGACCTTTGTGGTGACCACCAAGGGGATGCTGAGCGAACCGGCCGAGTTTGAGAACATCATTATCCGGGCCGCCTCGGAAGGTTCCGCCCTGGTGCGGCTGAAGGATGTGGCCAGGGCCGAGTTGGGGGGCAAGGACTACTCGGTCACCACCAAGGTGAACGGCAGGAAATCAGTGGCGATCGTGGTCTACCAGCAGCCGGGGGCCAATGCCATTGAGACCTCCCGTCAGGTGCACGAACTGCTGAGCGGCCTGAAGAAGAACTTCCCCCAGGGGCTGGACTACAAGGTGGTGCTGGACACCAGTGAGTTTACGGCCGCCTCGATTGAAAAGGTGGTGCATACCTTCTTCGAGGCGGTGGTGTTGGTGGTGCTGGTAGTGTTCCTGTTCCTGCAGAGTTTCCGGGCCACCCTGATCCCGATTCTGGCAGTGCCGATCGCCATTATAGGTACCTATATGGGGATTCTGGCTCTGGGTTTTTCCACCAATATGCTGACCCTGTTCGGCATGATCCTGGCCATCGGCCTGGTGGTGGACGATGCCATTATCGTGGTGGAAAACGTGGAGCACAACATGGCCGCGTACGGTATGTCGCCGATGGAGGCGGCCAAGAAGGCCATGTCCGAGCTGACCGGCGCCCTGATCGCGATTGTGCTGGTGCTGGGCTCGGTCTTCCTGCCGGTGGCCTTTCTTGGAGGCATGACCGGCACGCTCTACAAGCAGTTTGCCGTCACCATTGCGATCTCGATGGTCCTGTCCGGTGTGGTGGCACTGACCCTCTCGCCTGCCCTGGCAGCCAGGATTCTGCAGCCGACTCATGGCGAGAAAAAAGGTTTTTTCAGGTGGTTCGAGGAACGTTTCAAGGCCTTGACCGAACAGTATGCCGTTGGGGTGCGTTGGTTGATCCTGCACAAGGGGATCGGCTTGGCCCTGTTTGCCGGGGTGCTGGTGGCGGTGCTGCTGCTGTTCAAGCTGGTGCCGGGCAGCTTTGTGCCGGAGGAGGACCAGGGCTACCTGTTTGTGGGGGCGAGCCTGCCGGATGCGGCCAGCCTGGAACGGACCACGGCGGTCTGCGACCGGGCCGTTGCAACAATCCAGAGCAACAAGGCCATGGGGGATATCACCCAGATCAATGGCTACAGCCTGATCGACGGCAGCGTCAAGGATAATGCCGGTCTGCTGTTTGCGGCGCTCAAGCCGTACCAGCAGCGCAACCAGAAAGGGAGCGATGCCTTCAGCGTACTGAAGGATCTGGGGCACAAGCTGCAGGGGACCAGGGAGGGACTGGTCTTTCCGATCAACCCGCCCTCCATCCCCGGTCTGGGCAGCACTGGCGGGTTCGAGTTCGCGATTCAGAACAAAGGGGGCACTTCTCCCCAGGAACTGGAGAAGGTCACCAAACAGTTTGTGGCCGAGGCCCGTAAACACAAGGAACTGACCGGGGTCTCCAGCACCTTCTCGGCCAGCCAGCAGCAGCTCTATCTGGATGTGGATCGGGCCCAGGCCGAACTGCTGGGGGTGCCGGTCTCGACGGTTTTCAACACCCTGCAGTCCTACTTCGGCTCGGCCTATGTTGGGCAGTTCCTGCAGTATGGCCGGCTCTGGCAGGTGATCCAACAGTCTGAGCCCAGTTATCGCGACAAACCGGATGACCTGACCCAGGTCTTTGTCCGCTCCAACAGCGGCAGCATGATCCCGCTCTCTGCCATGGCCACCATTCGCTATGTGGCAGGCCCCAGCCTGCTGCTCCGTTTTAACGGTTTTCCGGCTTCCAAGGTTACCGGCAGCCAGGCGCCCGGCTACAGCTCCGGTCAAGCCATTGCTGCCATGGAAGCGGTGGCCAAACAGGTGCTGCCCGAGGGGTACGGTTATGCTTGGTCCGGCCAGGCCTTTGAGGAGAAAAAGGCCGGCAACACCTCCATCCTGGCCTTTGCCTTTGGTCTGGTGATGGTCTTTCTGATCCTGGCAGCCCAGTATGAAAAATGGTCATTACCGATCGGGGTGGTACTGTCGGTGCCGTTTGCCCTGTGCGGTGCCCTGCTGTTGACCTGGTCAAGGGGGCTTGAAAACGACGTCTATTTCCAGGTGGGGCTGGTGACCCTGGTGGGGCTCTCGGCCAAGAACGCCATCCTGATCATCGAGTTTGCCGCTGAAAACCTCAAAAAGGGGATGACACCGGTCGATGCCGCGGTGGAGGCAGCTCGTCTGCGTCTGCGTCCGATTGTAATGACCTCGCTGGCCTTTATTCTGGGCTGTGTGCCGATGGCCATTGCCCACGGTGCCGGTGCCAACAGCCTGCGGGCCATCGGTACCGGGGTGATCGGTGGTATGCTGGCTTCTACTCTGGTGGCCTCCTTCTTTGTGCCGCTTTTCTTTGTGCTGCTGGAATCGGCCAGTGGTATCTTCAGCCGAAAAAAGGGTAGTAAGGCCCTGCAGGAAGGGGGCAAGGACCATGCGTAG
- a CDS encoding efflux transporter outer membrane subunit, with protein MRSFVLVIMVLLLCGCSVGPDYVRPEVKAPDQWNVEYKAAADLANTQWWKLFGDKVLDDLIETAVRGNLDLKSATAKVDQYLGVLDTTRSQYFPQISAGFNPGATHSGSSTTQSYQATVNATWELDLWGKIRRSSEAAQAQIVGSEAGRRAVIMTVVSNVASGYITLRGMDRQLEIARDTEKAYAESLKLFQLRFKHGTISQLELAQAESNYEAARQAIPSYESLVRQQENLISLLLGRAPGPIPRGKTIDELIPPGIPAGLPSLLLERRPDIIQAEQNLIAANAEIGVAKAAYFPKISLTGALGVSSGDISRLFVPGAGIWSAGAQLAQPLFNFGQTAGQVKQAEAQQQQALYQYQQTILTAFREVEDALIKTTKGREQLEAQRRQVASLSDYDRLARLQFEAGTSSYLQVLDADRSLFTGKLDKTKTHYDLLVSLISVYKAMGGGWVAEADKLGEPAKK; from the coding sequence ATGCGTAGTTTTGTTCTTGTCATTATGGTGCTGCTGTTGTGCGGCTGTAGTGTTGGGCCTGATTATGTCCGGCCTGAGGTAAAGGCGCCTGACCAGTGGAATGTGGAGTACAAGGCTGCCGCTGATCTGGCCAATACCCAATGGTGGAAGCTGTTTGGTGACAAGGTGCTGGATGACCTGATTGAGACCGCAGTGAGAGGGAACCTGGACCTGAAGAGTGCCACCGCAAAGGTGGATCAGTATCTGGGGGTACTGGACACCACCCGTTCGCAATACTTTCCGCAGATATCGGCAGGTTTCAATCCTGGGGCTACCCATAGCGGCAGCAGTACCACCCAGAGTTACCAGGCCACGGTGAATGCCACCTGGGAGCTTGACCTGTGGGGCAAGATCAGGCGTTCCAGCGAGGCTGCTCAGGCCCAGATTGTGGGCAGTGAGGCTGGCCGTCGGGCGGTGATCATGACGGTGGTCTCCAATGTGGCCAGCGGCTACATCACCCTGCGGGGCATGGACCGCCAGCTGGAGATAGCCAGAGACACGGAAAAGGCCTATGCCGAGAGCTTGAAGCTGTTTCAGCTGCGTTTCAAGCACGGGACCATTTCTCAACTTGAACTCGCCCAGGCTGAATCCAACTATGAAGCTGCCCGTCAGGCCATACCCAGCTACGAATCACTGGTGCGCCAGCAGGAAAACCTGATCTCGCTGCTGTTGGGGCGTGCACCGGGCCCGATCCCGCGGGGCAAAACCATTGATGAACTGATCCCGCCCGGCATCCCGGCCGGTCTGCCGTCGCTGTTGCTGGAGCGGCGTCCGGATATCATCCAGGCTGAGCAGAACCTGATTGCCGCCAATGCCGAGATCGGCGTTGCCAAGGCGGCCTACTTTCCCAAGATTTCACTGACCGGGGCATTGGGGGTGTCCAGTGGCGATATCAGCAGGTTGTTTGTGCCAGGGGCCGGCATCTGGTCTGCCGGTGCCCAGTTGGCTCAGCCACTCTTCAATTTCGGTCAGACCGCCGGACAGGTCAAACAGGCTGAGGCCCAGCAGCAGCAGGCCTTGTACCAATACCAACAGACGATTCTGACGGCCTTCAGGGAAGTTGAAGATGCCCTGATCAAGACCACCAAGGGCAGGGAACAGCTGGAGGCCCAGAGACGGCAGGTTGCCTCGTTGAGCGACTATGACCGTCTGGCACGGCTGCAGTTTGAGGCCGGTACCTCAAGCTATCTGCAGGTCCTGGATGCCGACCGGTCACTGTTTACCGGCAAGCTGGACAAGACCAAGACCCATTATGACCTGCTGGTGTCGTTGATCTCGGTTTACAAGGCGATGGGTGGCGGCTGGGTGGCCGAGGCTGATAAACTCGGGGAGCCGGCGAAGAAGTGA